From the genome of Mycoplasma anserisalpingitidis, one region includes:
- a CDS encoding C5 methylase (MAV1virus-like) protein: protein MKNKLNDTQNNYNTYSELNIHSHNEQKVNLINNNVVPNLNKKQKIIVWDLFGGGQNSVFKALNDNEKYDYEIYTFDVTEPTRQNHIWIDLSQDNITEIFQKMIESGQIKKPDIIVSSTLCQSFSCVLNMKGGGTCFWKYNNDRTKLIFRPKDEFERLKSGFTKNLDADTQLYIAKLGKKCVDNSIELIKNFKPKYWYIENPKSSLIWKYITLNRKDFYNPENCFLNEASYGKYGFLTTKPTYFLSNVKIELLKGKIEPPYTIEEIDGVKYYVLKDDPNTKVPKSLDSRMIGISSINKMIKARNVKSGMGGLDFVMKQSKSKISQKDKKTPIQLSEAGPASHIPSKLIQDIFKEFEI from the coding sequence ATGAAAAATAAACTAAATGATACACAAAATAATTATAATACGTACTCTGAATTAAATATTCATTCACACAATGAACAAAAAGTTAATTTAATTAATAATAACGTTGTTCCTAATTTAAATAAAAAACAAAAAATCATTGTTTGAGATTTATTTGGTGGTGGTCAAAATTCAGTATTTAAAGCTCTGAATGATAATGAAAAATATGATTATGAAATTTATACTTTTGATGTTACTGAACCAACTAGACAAAATCATATCTGAATTGACTTATCACAAGATAATATTACAGAAATATTTCAGAAAATGATTGAATCAGGTCAGATTAAAAAACCTGACATAATCGTATCATCTACATTGTGTCAATCTTTCAGTTGTGTTTTGAATATGAAGGGCGGCGGAACTTGCTTTTGAAAATATAATAATGATAGAACCAAATTAATCTTTAGACCAAAAGATGAATTTGAACGTTTAAAAAGTGGTTTTACAAAAAATCTTGATGCTGATACACAATTATATATAGCCAAATTAGGTAAAAAATGTGTTGATAATTCAATTGAATTAATCAAAAACTTTAAACCAAAATATTGATATATTGAAAACCCTAAATCTTCATTAATTTGAAAATATATAACATTGAATAGAAAAGATTTTTATAATCCAGAAAATTGCTTTTTAAATGAAGCTTCTTATGGTAAATATGGTTTTCTAACAACGAAGCCAACATATTTTTTGAGTAATGTGAAAATAGAACTACTAAAAGGTAAAATTGAACCTCCATACACGATTGAAGAAATTGACGGAGTAAAATACTATGTCTTAAAAGATGACCCAAATACTAAAGTTCCTAAAAGTTTAGATAGTAGAATGATTGGTATCTCATCAATAAATAAAATGATAAAGGCTAGAAATGTAAAATCTGGTATGGGTGGTCTAGATTTTGTTATGAAACAAAGTAAATCTAAAATTTCTCAAAAAGACAAAAAAACACCAATACAATTAAGTGAAGCTGGTCCTGCGAGTCATATTCCAAGTAAATTGATTCAAGATATCTTTAAGGAGTTTGAAATTTAA
- a CDS encoding HNH endonuclease signature motif containing protein, which translates to MKIKTVSNIRKEKSKYFYYVSEDALKSNDDINKLKDFCERFIKQIPLEPYPKIVYKALEIAPGIRKKVFDLFPNRCICSVGENICINKDSINWNSFEKNPSLTSLHLHHFIPKEHFRNMYNVKKLNTEIINSYLNLVPLCPSCHSTIHKGNDLQKMMIINKIFEVQKKLNIHNDFLDYLKNNEKYIKMTIEKIISFYLKRHK; encoded by the coding sequence ATAAAAATTAAAACTGTATCAAACATAAGGAAAGAAAAATCTAAATATTTTTATTATGTTTCAGAAGATGCATTAAAATCTAATGATGATATAAATAAATTAAAAGATTTTTGCGAAAGATTTATAAAACAAATACCACTTGAACCATATCCTAAGATAGTTTATAAAGCGTTAGAAATAGCACCAGGAATTAGAAAAAAAGTATTTGATTTATTTCCTAATAGGTGTATATGTTCTGTAGGTGAGAATATATGTATAAACAAAGACAGCATTAATTGAAATTCATTTGAGAAAAATCCATCATTAACTTCATTACATTTACATCATTTTATACCTAAAGAACACTTCAGAAATATGTACAATGTTAAAAAATTAAATACCGAAATAATAAACTCTTATCTGAACTTGGTACCTCTTTGTCCTTCTTGTCATAGCACAATACACAAGGGTAATGATTTACAAAAAATGATGATAATCAATAAAATTTTTGAAGTTCAAAAGAAACTAAATATACATAACGATTTTCTTGACTACTTAAAAAACAATGAGAAATACATAAAAATGACTATTGAAAAAATAATCTCTTTTTACTTAAAAAGACATAAATAA
- a CDS encoding DAK2 domain-containing protein translates to MSKKLDGKLFAQAVISGSNALVNAKNRIDALNVFPVPDGDTGTNMASTIQGAASKMNFEQANLSKISDEIAKNMLLGARGNSGVILSQIFRGLANGFVSISSASTQDLIFAFTAATKKAYSAVLKPIEGTILTVIRETSEMLSKEFKDRNDVELEEFFKKVVEFARTSCDNTPNKLKTLREVGVTDSGGEGLYTIFNGMYQFFAGKPVEISQSSEQIDKFINDTEVYDGEFGYCTEFIIDLSSPEGFDKEEFTKSIGEIATSLVVVNDENILKVHGHTVKPGDMLNFGQNYGEFIKIKSENMTLQANNSKATAEDLKETKDEQKKSLCGIISCNLGSGIIERMREYGCDYIIESGQTQNPSAQDLIEAINAVNAETVFVLPNNSNILLVSQQAAQVVNDKNVIIIPTKTQIEGITALINFNKDNTAEDNQEIMLEAIKDVTTGEVTKAVRTTKLNGVNIKEGEYISITRGHIIASCETYLESSKKLINKMVKTNHEIISIYYGDIASESDAIELQNWIEGNFDIEVEIINGNQPNYQFIIGVE, encoded by the coding sequence ATGAGTAAGAAGTTAGATGGTAAGCTGTTTGCTCAAGCAGTTATTTCAGGTTCTAATGCTCTTGTTAATGCAAAAAATAGAATTGATGCATTAAATGTCTTTCCGGTTCCTGATGGAGATACAGGAACAAATATGGCTTCAACTATTCAAGGAGCTGCTTCAAAAATGAATTTTGAACAAGCAAACTTAAGTAAAATATCTGATGAGATTGCTAAAAATATGCTTCTTGGAGCTCGTGGGAATAGTGGAGTTATTTTAAGTCAAATTTTTCGTGGTTTAGCAAACGGTTTTGTTTCAATCAGTTCTGCAAGCACTCAAGATTTAATTTTTGCTTTCACAGCTGCGACTAAAAAAGCATATAGTGCTGTTTTAAAACCAATTGAGGGTACTATTTTAACAGTTATTCGTGAAACAAGCGAGATGCTTTCAAAAGAATTTAAGGATCGTAATGACGTAGAGTTGGAAGAATTCTTTAAAAAAGTTGTTGAGTTTGCACGTACCTCTTGTGATAATACACCTAACAAATTAAAGACTCTAAGAGAAGTTGGTGTAACTGATAGTGGTGGTGAAGGACTTTACACAATTTTTAATGGAATGTATCAATTCTTTGCAGGTAAACCAGTAGAAATTTCTCAAAGTAGTGAACAAATTGATAAATTTATCAATGACACTGAAGTTTATGATGGTGAATTTGGCTATTGTACAGAATTTATTATTGATTTATCAAGTCCTGAAGGTTTTGATAAAGAAGAATTCACCAAAAGCATTGGAGAGATTGCTACTAGCTTAGTTGTTGTTAATGATGAAAACATATTAAAAGTTCATGGTCACACCGTTAAACCTGGTGACATGTTGAACTTTGGACAAAACTATGGTGAATTCATTAAGATTAAATCCGAAAATATGACACTACAAGCTAATAATTCTAAAGCCACTGCTGAAGACTTAAAAGAAACAAAAGATGAACAAAAGAAAAGTCTTTGCGGAATAATTTCATGTAACTTAGGTTCAGGAATTATTGAAAGAATGCGTGAATATGGTTGTGATTACATAATTGAAAGTGGACAAACTCAAAATCCAAGTGCTCAAGATTTAATTGAAGCAATTAATGCTGTAAATGCTGAAACAGTTTTTGTACTACCAAATAACTCAAACATATTACTTGTCTCACAGCAAGCTGCCCAAGTGGTTAATGACAAAAATGTTATTATCATTCCTACTAAAACACAAATTGAAGGTATTACTGCTTTAATAAACTTTAACAAAGATAATACTGCAGAAGATAATCAAGAAATTATGCTTGAAGCTATCAAAGACGTAACAACTGGTGAAGTTACTAAAGCAGTTAGAACTACTAAACTTAATGGAGTAAACATAAAGGAAGGCGAATATATTTCAATTACTCGTGGCCACATTATTGCTTCATGCGAAACTTATTTAGAGTCATCTAAAAAATTAATTAATAAAATGGTTAAGACAAACCATGAAATTATAAGTATTTATTATGGTGATATAGCTAGTGAATCAGATGCAATTGAATTACAAAACTGAATTGAAGGAAATTTTGATATTGAAGTTGAAATCATTAACGGAAATCAGCCAAATTATCAATTTATCATAGGTGTAGAATAA
- the asnS gene encoding asparagine--tRNA ligase has product MHSVKKVLLKPSYYDKWENFKISGWVSSNRGNNKMRFINLNDGSTVNNLQLVIKGEKFDFGLLDTVKIGAAIEVVGTLVATPSAPQPIELVVSEFKLLKNTEDFPIQNQEISLELLRELPHIRHRTNILRAAMLIRSTLAQEIHRYFIANDFYYMSSPIITSNDGEGAGETFNVDDNSKNPFFGGKKSTLGVTGQLHAESYAIGMKKVYTFAPTFRAEHSNTKKHAAEFWMVEPEVAFYDLNDVIHLADDMLKVVIRNTLAKNKFEFDFLVKHHDQELINRLNKFLDNELHIIDYKDAIAELAKVKDKFENKDIKFGLDLATEHERYISEQLFNGPVAVINFPKDFKAFYMYQNDDNKTVAAFDLLVPGIGELIGGSQREANYDKLLKRINELNIPADDLSWYLDLRKFGDSGSAGFGLGFERLVMYVTGVDNIRDVIPYPRTAGNIRM; this is encoded by the coding sequence ATGCATTCAGTTAAAAAAGTTTTATTAAAACCAAGTTATTACGACAAATGAGAAAACTTCAAAATTAGTGGTTGAGTTTCTTCAAACCGTGGAAATAATAAAATGCGTTTTATAAATTTAAATGATGGTTCAACAGTAAATAACCTTCAATTAGTTATAAAAGGTGAAAAATTTGATTTTGGTTTACTAGATACTGTAAAGATCGGTGCTGCTATTGAAGTGGTTGGAACTTTGGTTGCAACACCAAGTGCACCACAACCTATTGAATTGGTTGTTAGTGAATTTAAGTTACTTAAAAACACTGAAGATTTTCCGATTCAAAATCAAGAAATTTCACTTGAACTACTTAGAGAATTACCTCACATTAGACATAGAACAAATATTTTGCGTGCGGCAATGTTAATTCGTTCAACATTAGCACAAGAAATTCACAGATATTTCATTGCAAATGATTTCTATTACATGTCTAGTCCAATTATTACATCTAATGATGGAGAGGGAGCTGGTGAAACTTTTAATGTTGATGATAACTCAAAAAATCCATTTTTTGGTGGTAAAAAATCAACTTTAGGAGTTACAGGACAACTTCATGCAGAATCTTATGCTATTGGAATGAAAAAAGTTTATACTTTTGCTCCGACTTTTAGAGCTGAACATTCTAATACTAAAAAACATGCTGCTGAATTTTGAATGGTTGAGCCTGAAGTTGCTTTCTATGATTTAAATGATGTTATTCATCTTGCTGATGATATGTTAAAAGTTGTTATAAGAAATACTTTAGCTAAAAATAAATTTGAATTTGATTTTTTAGTTAAACATCACGACCAAGAACTTATCAATAGATTAAACAAATTTTTAGATAATGAATTACATATTATTGATTATAAAGATGCTATCGCTGAATTAGCTAAAGTTAAAGACAAATTTGAAAATAAAGATATTAAATTTGGTTTAGATTTAGCTACAGAACACGAAAGATATATTTCTGAACAGTTATTTAATGGACCTGTTGCTGTAATTAACTTCCCTAAAGACTTTAAAGCATTCTACATGTATCAAAATGACGACAATAAAACTGTAGCTGCTTTTGACTTATTAGTTCCAGGTATTGGTGAATTAATTGGTGGTTCACAACGTGAAGCAAATTATGATAAATTATTAAAAAGAATTAATGAATTAAACATTCCTGCTGATGATTTATCTTGATACTTAGACTTAAGAAAATTTGGTGATAGTGGATCAGCTGGATTTGGATTAGGTTTTGAACGCCTTGTAATGTATGTAACTGGTGTTGATAACATCAGAGATGTAATTCCTTACCCAAGAACCGCTGGAAATATAAGAATGTAG
- a CDS encoding transposase: MTLKKINELKIKKTLEIRDKFTFIINVMLKAEFELFFEKLLNNLISKDDEKKPQRNGFYKRKIQTRYGYVYYDYPRIRNYKFVSEIMSKHKVNLPEFEELLTIILEMNPINQPELEGVLRDFFTTKLSNEFYKKVTPIITRYLMK; encoded by the coding sequence ATGACTTTAAAGAAAATAAATGAATTAAAAATCAAAAAAACTTTAGAAATTCGTGATAAATTTACCTTCATTATAAATGTTATGTTGAAAGCTGAATTTGAATTATTTTTTGAGAAACTACTGAATAATTTAATCTCAAAAGACGATGAGAAAAAACCTCAAAGAAATGGCTTTTACAAAAGAAAAATCCAAACTAGATATGGTTATGTTTATTATGACTATCCAAGAATTAGAAACTATAAATTCGTTTCTGAAATAATGTCTAAACATAAAGTGAATCTACCTGAATTTGAAGAATTATTGACAATAATTCTAGAGATGAATCCAATTAATCAACCCGAGCTCGAAGGAGTTTTAAGGGATTTTTTTACCACGAAATTATCAAACGAATTTTACAAAAAAGTTACTCCAATTATAACTAGATACTTAATGAAATAA
- a CDS encoding nicotinate phosphoribosyltransferase: MTNMKKYTASYFEKTKVILENEKPNNVIILQFFQRKDNAILAGMSEVLELLESQTDTSKYTIRYLPDGTHINNLDIVLELEGHYHDFGMWEGVIDGILARSTSIASNGYACVQAAKGKPIIFMGDRADHYINQEIDGRAIALGGIKSVSTDAQRQEVSDEVFGSVPHVLIQGFGGDLVAAMKAYYKHFPNNKLIALVDYHNDVISESTKIFETMGDKIWGVRLDTSKNMVDHMFDNEEAQYGVNVEQVKRLRNHLDKIGAKNYKIVVSSGFNPEKIKLFEDNNAPVDFYGVGQSIFKLSNSFSADATVLNGKPEAKEGRGYRQNPNLIVYNSKRR, translated from the coding sequence ATGACAAACATGAAGAAGTATACAGCTTCTTATTTTGAAAAAACCAAAGTTATTCTTGAAAATGAGAAACCAAACAATGTTATTATTCTGCAATTTTTTCAAAGAAAAGATAATGCAATTTTAGCTGGAATGAGTGAAGTTTTAGAACTTCTTGAATCACAAACTGATACATCAAAATATACAATTAGATACTTACCTGATGGAACACATATCAATAATTTAGATATTGTACTAGAATTGGAAGGACATTATCATGATTTTGGGATGTGAGAAGGTGTTATTGATGGAATTTTAGCTAGAAGTACATCGATTGCATCAAATGGATATGCTTGTGTACAAGCGGCAAAAGGTAAACCAATAATTTTTATGGGAGATAGAGCTGATCATTACATTAACCAAGAAATAGATGGAAGAGCTATTGCTCTTGGTGGAATCAAAAGTGTTTCTACAGATGCTCAAAGACAAGAAGTTTCAGATGAAGTGTTTGGTTCAGTACCACATGTATTAATCCAAGGTTTTGGAGGTGATTTAGTTGCTGCAATGAAAGCTTATTATAAACATTTTCCAAACAACAAACTTATCGCTTTAGTTGATTATCATAATGATGTCATTTCTGAGTCAACTAAAATTTTTGAAACTATGGGAGATAAAATTTGAGGTGTAAGATTAGACACTTCAAAAAATATGGTTGACCATATGTTTGATAATGAAGAAGCTCAATATGGAGTTAATGTTGAGCAAGTTAAAAGACTTAGAAATCACTTGGATAAAATTGGTGCTAAAAATTATAAAATTGTAGTTTCAAGTGGTTTTAATCCTGAAAAAATTAAATTATTTGAAGATAATAATGCTCCAGTAGATTTTTATGGAGTTGGACAAAGTATTTTTAAACTTTCAAATTCTTTTTCGGCAGATGCAACTGTATTAAATGGTAAACCAGAAGCTAAAGAAGGACGTGGTTATAGACAAAATCCTAATTTAATTGTTTATAATTCTAAAAGGAGATAA
- a CDS encoding YhcH/YjgK/YiaL family protein — MIFDKLTNMHKYKHISKEIETAYKWIKENDIKTFENGKHQITDKIWLVKKEVKPVDIKDLVCEMHYETIDIHLSSGVEELVVFAPQIELSAKDILREYDKQSDTVLFKMKNKETVMNLSEDSFMLFMPFETHCPSINPNMEVLTKYIIKIKVD; from the coding sequence ATGATTTTTGATAAATTAACAAATATGCACAAATACAAACACATCAGTAAAGAAATCGAAACTGCATATAAATGAATTAAAGAAAATGATATTAAAACTTTCGAAAATGGTAAACACCAAATTACTGATAAAATTTGACTTGTTAAAAAAGAAGTTAAACCAGTTGACATTAAAGATTTAGTATGTGAAATGCACTACGAAACAATCGATATTCACTTATCATCAGGAGTTGAAGAATTAGTTGTTTTTGCTCCTCAAATCGAATTAAGTGCTAAAGATATTTTAAGAGAATACGATAAACAAAGCGATACAGTATTATTCAAAATGAAAAATAAAGAAACAGTTATGAATTTAAGTGAAGATTCATTTATGTTATTTATGCCTTTTGAAACACACTGTCCTTCAATTAACCCAAACATGGAAGTGTTAACTAAATATATTATCAAAATTAAGGTTGATTAG
- a CDS encoding AEC family transporter: protein MTDIKEVLVKTLSNVNLWGAILATLIIIGIGFVLTKMNVLKKEWKGSLSKVVLSISVPALALQGFMGTASLEQLKQQGIILGVAFAFYILLSICSVLWIKFFPESAKKASSKMQNNTIANPNGSLTEKRALIIWMMLIFGSTTFFGLPVIKSLYPTDGVISANMWNIPYRIFLYSFAFIMVSGVRVDRQNIKKAMKTAFVNPIVIATFIGLVCWLTTMIPGAATFGEKGTTGWFELKVTAPWIYKTVEYLGSLASPLTWIAIGITLAASNLKLAVKDKWVWIFSLQKLILIPLIVFLVMLGLNYGGLINREIAISMVIFASVPPATVVILYAIQYKTQEEFAAQCSALSTLLAVIILPIWVIISNVVFI from the coding sequence ATGACAGACATTAAAGAAGTTTTAGTCAAAACTTTAAGCAATGTTAATCTTTGGGGTGCTATCTTAGCTACCTTAATTATCATTGGTATAGGTTTTGTCTTAACAAAAATGAACGTTCTTAAAAAAGAATGAAAAGGAAGTCTTAGTAAAGTTGTTCTTTCAATTTCTGTTCCTGCCTTAGCTTTACAAGGATTTATGGGTACAGCTTCATTAGAACAATTAAAACAACAAGGAATTATTTTAGGAGTTGCATTTGCTTTCTATATTTTATTAAGCATCTGTTCAGTTCTATGAATTAAATTTTTCCCTGAAAGTGCTAAGAAAGCTTCATCAAAAATGCAAAATAATACAATTGCAAATCCAAATGGAAGCTTAACTGAAAAAAGAGCTTTGATTATTTGAATGATGTTAATCTTCGGAAGTACAACATTCTTTGGATTACCTGTAATTAAAAGTTTATATCCAACTGATGGTGTTATTTCTGCTAACATGTGAAATATTCCATATAGAATATTCTTATATTCATTTGCATTCATAATGGTTTCTGGTGTTCGCGTTGATAGACAAAACATCAAAAAAGCCATGAAAACAGCTTTTGTAAACCCAATTGTTATCGCGACATTTATCGGTCTTGTTTGTTGATTAACAACAATGATTCCTGGTGCTGCAACATTTGGAGAAAAAGGAACTACAGGGTGATTTGAACTAAAAGTAACAGCACCTTGAATTTACAAAACCGTTGAATACTTAGGTTCATTAGCATCACCACTTACATGAATAGCAATCGGTATTACTCTTGCAGCGTCAAATTTAAAACTTGCCGTAAAAGACAAATGAGTATGAATCTTCAGTCTTCAAAAACTTATTTTAATACCACTTATTGTATTCTTAGTAATGTTAGGTCTTAACTATGGTGGATTAATTAATAGAGAAATTGCTATTTCAATGGTAATTTTTGCCTCAGTACCACCTGCTACTGTTGTTATTCTATATGCTATTCAATACAAAACTCAAGAAGAATTTGCTGCACAATGTTCAGCTTTATCAACATTACTTGCAGTTATCATCTTACCAATTTGAGTAATTATTTCAAACGTGGTATTTATCTAA
- a CDS encoding NAD(P)-dependent oxidoreductase yields MKVLFFGVRDVERPLFEKLSSKYNYELKLATGVISLDRMDLLDGVDVVVVRGQDKVNKEIIDAVKAKGIKYLFTRTVGYDHIDIPYAKEQGFKLARVASYSPTAIAELAVSMAHMLTRKSLYFAHKALSGDLTVDPNGFSKELKNSTVAIIGTGKIGFEAAKMFKGLGARVVGYDLYPNDNFKDVIEYLTLDQALAQADVVSFHMPYFKGKNDEMINKDLIEKMKDGAVLINTARGQIQNNQDIIDAVKSNKLYGAGIDVLNYESEYFGKKLDVNSQFVKDCNELFPRLLVTPHIGSYTDEAASNMIEYTLNNINQYVNTGDCKNKL; encoded by the coding sequence ATGAAAGTATTATTTTTTGGAGTTAGAGACGTTGAAAGACCTTTATTTGAAAAATTAAGTTCAAAATACAATTATGAACTTAAATTAGCTACTGGAGTTATTTCCCTTGACAGAATGGATTTACTTGATGGAGTTGATGTAGTAGTTGTAAGAGGTCAAGATAAAGTTAATAAAGAAATTATTGATGCTGTTAAAGCTAAAGGAATTAAATATTTATTCACTAGAACAGTTGGATATGATCACATTGATATTCCTTACGCTAAAGAACAAGGATTTAAATTAGCTAGAGTTGCTTCATATTCACCAACAGCAATCGCTGAATTAGCTGTTTCAATGGCTCATATGTTAACAAGAAAATCACTTTATTTTGCTCACAAAGCCTTAAGTGGTGATTTAACTGTAGATCCAAATGGATTCTCAAAAGAATTAAAAAACAGCACAGTAGCCATTATCGGAACAGGTAAAATTGGGTTTGAAGCTGCTAAAATGTTCAAAGGTCTTGGAGCTAGAGTTGTTGGATATGATTTATATCCAAATGATAACTTTAAGGATGTTATTGAATATTTAACTTTAGATCAAGCACTTGCTCAAGCTGATGTTGTTTCATTCCATATGCCTTATTTTAAAGGTAAAAATGATGAAATGATTAATAAAGATTTAATCGAAAAAATGAAAGACGGCGCTGTATTAATCAATACTGCTCGTGGACAAATTCAAAATAACCAAGATATCATCGATGCTGTTAAATCTAACAAACTATATGGAGCAGGAATTGATGTATTGAACTATGAATCTGAATATTTTGGTAAAAAACTTGATGTAAATAGTCAATTTGTTAAAGATTGCAATGAATTATTCCCTAGATTATTAGTTACACCACACATCGGTTCATATACTGACGAAGCTGCATCAAACATGATTGAATATACTTTAAATAACATTAATCAATATGTTAATACTGGTGATTGCAAAAATAAATTATAA
- a CDS encoding recombination protein O N-terminal domain-containing protein — protein MAESKCKAILLSLTHSDDNKSFLTFLTSDGIMQLYAHGLTKPDSKNRYNLFIGSIVEISFFKARLKGSVGKLKKATLIKQVKSQTQSEIKTVMLLCKILKNFNFKNNIINFYYYFIDNIGKGKNNFLITILLSKLIYNFGIKPVLSACVECLKQKDLVDFKIYKGGFLCKNHALEIIPNQDLKSIFNLFYDYNLYLQSAGAQINKYLKNEFLNILSDHGVNFN, from the coding sequence ATGGCCGAATCAAAATGTAAAGCAATATTACTAAGTTTAACTCACTCTGATGATAATAAAAGCTTTCTGACTTTCTTAACAAGTGATGGAATAATGCAACTTTATGCACATGGTTTAACCAAACCTGATAGTAAAAATCGCTACAATCTCTTTATTGGATCAATTGTTGAAATAAGTTTTTTTAAAGCTAGACTTAAAGGTAGTGTTGGTAAGTTAAAAAAAGCCACTCTAATTAAACAAGTTAAGAGTCAAACTCAAAGTGAAATTAAAACAGTAATGTTACTATGCAAAATATTAAAAAACTTCAATTTTAAGAATAATATAATTAACTTCTATTACTATTTTATAGACAATATTGGAAAAGGTAAAAATAATTTTTTAATAACTATTTTACTGTCAAAATTAATTTATAATTTCGGAATAAAACCAGTTCTAAGTGCTTGTGTAGAATGTCTAAAACAAAAAGATTTAGTTGATTTTAAAATTTACAAAGGTGGTTTTTTATGTAAAAATCACGCATTGGAAATTATCCCTAACCAGGACTTAAAGTCAATTTTTAATCTCTTTTATGATTACAATCTTTATCTTCAAAGTGCTGGTGCACAAATAAATAAATATTTAAAAAATGAGTTTCTTAATATCCTTAGTGATCATGGGGTTAATTTTAACTAA
- a CDS encoding phosphopentomutase, translating to MARFKRIFMIVTDGLGIGPDRDQKAFGDKGANTIKSASLAEEFKIDNWKKLGIGNIAELNGNYHVPKPLAYMAKVQEVSNAKDTLAGHWEMMGIKTLVPFPTFTENGFPEDLINELSKAFDGRRIICNRSGSGTEVIDEYAKEQKETGAIIVYTSMDSVLQIAAHEEWIGLDNLNRYGREARRICSSKPEWNVGRIIIRPFIGEDGKYTRTFNRHDFANQPRKMILNKLQDKGVEVVSIGKINDIFVGQGISKHLPSGSDDKGMDITIELASEKSENKFIFTNLVQFDSHYGHRRDVHGYAQNIANLDVKLGKLINVLNDDDLLIITSDHGNDPLYPGFNHTREFLPATIYSKSFKNPKVLPNFNGLGTLGNIVARNFGAEIETETGDDIFDQLV from the coding sequence ATGGCTAGATTTAAACGTATTTTTATGATAGTAACCGATGGTTTAGGAATTGGACCAGATCGTGACCAAAAAGCTTTTGGTGATAAAGGTGCTAACACAATAAAATCAGCTTCATTAGCTGAAGAATTTAAAATTGATAATTGAAAAAAACTAGGGATTGGTAATATTGCTGAATTAAATGGAAATTACCACGTTCCAAAACCACTTGCATATATGGCTAAAGTTCAAGAAGTTTCTAATGCAAAAGATACTTTAGCAGGACATTGAGAAATGATGGGAATTAAAACTCTTGTTCCATTTCCTACTTTTACAGAAAATGGGTTCCCAGAAGATTTAATCAATGAACTTTCTAAAGCTTTTGACGGAAGAAGAATCATTTGTAATCGTTCAGGTTCTGGAACAGAAGTTATTGATGAATATGCAAAAGAACAAAAAGAAACTGGTGCAATCATTGTTTATACTTCAATGGACTCAGTTCTTCAAATTGCTGCTCATGAAGAGTGAATTGGTTTAGATAACTTAAATAGATATGGTCGTGAAGCTAGAAGAATTTGTTCATCAAAACCAGAATGAAACGTTGGAAGAATCATTATTAGACCATTTATTGGTGAAGATGGTAAATATACAAGAACTTTTAACCGTCATGACTTTGCGAACCAACCTAGAAAAATGATTTTAAATAAGCTGCAAGATAAGGGTGTCGAAGTTGTTTCAATTGGAAAAATTAATGACATTTTTGTTGGTCAAGGAATTTCAAAACACTTACCAAGTGGTTCAGATGATAAAGGAATGGATATAACAATTGAATTGGCATCTGAAAAATCAGAAAATAAATTTATTTTTACAAACTTAGTTCAATTTGACTCGCATTATGGACACCGTCGTGATGTACATGGATATGCTCAAAATATTGCTAACCTTGATGTTAAATTAGGTAAATTAATTAATGTTTTAAATGATGATGACTTACTAATAATAACTTCTGATCATGGTAATGACCCACTTTATCCTGGATTCAACCATACAAGAGAATTTTTACCAGCGACAATTTATTCAAAATCATTCAAAAATCCTAAAGTTCTTCCAAACTTTAATGGTTTAGGAACATTAGGAAATATTGTTGCAAGAAACTTTGGTGCAGAAATTGAAACAGAAACAGGTGATGATATTTTTGATCAATTAGTGTAA